In Oryza sativa Japonica Group chromosome 2, ASM3414082v1, the following are encoded in one genomic region:
- the LOC107276249 gene encoding putative protein phosphatase 2C 22, producing the protein MSSQDVVDFVHEKLNSGEETLHTTCEKLVENCLESRNNATAILVQFKPGADQPIPALPNIQEGSDEVAGGADQPIPVLPNIQQVSDEVAGGTGQPIPVLPDIQEGSDEVAGGAAVAEQHQHNPEGGGEQQLDLDDALDGEALALLFGQP; encoded by the exons ATGTCAAGTCAGGATGTGGTTGATTTCGTACATGAGAAATTAAACTCG GGGGAGGAAACTCTACACACCACTTGCGAGAAGCTCGTCGAGAATTGCCTGGAATCGAGGAACAACGCGACGGCCATACTGGTCCAGTTCAAGCCAGGCGCCGACCAGCCGATCCCTGCCCTGCCCAACATCCAGGAGGGCTCCGACgaagtcgccggcggcgccgaccagCCGATCCCTGTCCTGCCCAACATCCAGCAGGTCTCCGACGAAGTCGCCGGCGGCACCGGCCAGCCGATCCCTGTTCTGCCCGACATCCAGGAGGGCTCCGACgaagtcgccggcggcgccgccgtggctgAGCAACATCAGCACAACCCAGAGGGCGGTGGCGAGCAGCAACTCGACCTCGATGACGCGCTTGACGGAGAAGCACTGGCGCTGCTGTTTGGCCAGCCTTAG
- the LOC107275609 gene encoding probable protein phosphatase 2C 21 — protein sequence MGASASSSVTSKLTNDGENQRVKYASSTMQGYCPTMQDALAVELDLDALRNTSFFGVYDGDGGAEVAMYCAKRFHAMLCEDENYLNNLPNAITSVCSRLDDDLQRSNEWKESLYPRGNGECFQFLKTGVCANLWHSEEAYRAPLYEGSTACVVIIRGNQITVGNVGDSRCVVSHNGQAIDLSIDHKPTVGSERERILRAGGRVLVKRIPVMGSDGRLMRGWGVSRVQGLLHVSRAIGYFELKKNQNIPASQQMVTCDPEFTIVDITADTEFLVIATDGIWWAINYTNNRCDFFSLCLLPI from the exons ATGGGTGCATCTGCCAGCAGTTCAGTAACGTCGAAGCTTACTAACGATGGAGAGAATCAGAGAGTTAAGTATGCCTCATCAACTATGCAAGGATACTGTCCGACAATGCAAGATGCT CTTGCAGTTGAACTAGATCTAGATGCATTAAGGAACACATCATTCTTTGGTGTTTATGATGGCGATGGAG GAGCTGAAGTAGCAATGTACTGTGCAAAACGATTTCATGCTATGCTTTGCGAGGATGAAAACTATCTCAACAATCTGCCCAATGCAATTACATCTGTGTGCTCCAG ACTTGATGATGATTTGCAACGATCAAATGAATGGAAGGAGTCACTTTATCCCCGTGGTAATGGTGAATGTTTCCAGTTCCTTAAGACTGGCGTTTGTGCTAACCTCTGGCATTCCGAAGAG GCTTACAGGGCGCCGTTATACGAAGGAAGCACAGCATGTGTGGTAATCATTAGAGGAAATCAGATCACTGTTGGAAATGTTGGTGATTCTCGTTGCGTAGTTTCACATAATGGCCAG GCAATTGATTTGTCCATTGATCACAAACCAACCGTCGGAAGTGAACGTGAGAGAATTCTAAGAGCAGGAGGACGAGTATTGGTAAAAAGAATTCCTGTCATGGGCTCAGATGGAAGACTCATGCGAGGATGGGGTGTGTCTCGTGTTCAAGGACTATTACATGTGTCCAGAGCGATTG GTTATTTTGAATTAAAGAAGAACCAAAATATTCCTGCTTCACAGCAGATGGTGACATGTGATCCTGAGTTTACCATT GTGGACATAACTGCTGATACTGAATTTCTTGTCATAGCAACTGACGGCATCTGGTGGGCCATCAACTATACAAATAATAGATGTGATTTCTTTTCGTTATGCTTGCTcccgatttaa
- the LOC4329932 gene encoding (+)-neomenthol dehydrogenase: MDLSSSKEATPPPEAWWTGETVAVVTGANRGIGHALAARLAEQGLAVVLTARDGARGEAAAAALRARGLRSVRFRRLDVSDPASVAAFASWLRDELGGLDILVNNAAVSFNEIDTNSVEHAETVLRTNFYGAKMLIEALLPLFRRSAANSRILNISSQLGLLNKVRDPSLRSMLLDEASLTEGKIERMASRFLAEVKDGTWSAPGRGWPAVWTDYAVSKLALNAYSRVLAARLARGGDRVAVNCFCPGFTRTDMTRGWGTRTAEEAGRVAAGLALLPPGDLPTGKFFKWCTPQLYSKL; encoded by the exons ATGGACTTGTCGAGCTCCAAGGAGGCGACGCCTCCTCCCGA GGCGTGGTGGACGGGGgagacggtggcggtggtgacggGGGCGAACCGCGGGATCGGGCACGCGCtggcggcgcggctggcggAGCAAGGGCTGGCCGTGGTGCTGACGGCGCGGGACGgggcgcgcggggaggcggccgcggcggcgctccgcgCGAGGGGCCTCCGCTCCGTCCGGTTCCGCCGCCTCGACGTCTCCGAtccggcctccgtcgccgccttcgcctcctGGCTCCGCGACGAACTCGGCGGCCTCGACATCCTG GTGAACAACGCTGCCGTTTCGTTCAACGAGATCGACACCAATTCGGTGGAGCACGCTGAGACGGTGCTCAGGACCAACTTCTACGGGGCCAAGATGCTCATCGAGGCGCTCCTGCCGCTTTTCCGGCGATCGGCTGCCAACAGCAGGATCCTGAACATCAGCTCCCAGCTTGGCCTCCTAAAT AAGGTGAGGGACCCGTCGCTGCGGAGCATGCTGCTGGACGAGGCGTCGCTGACGGAGGGGAAGATCGAGCGGATGGCGTCGCGGTTCCTGGCCGAGGTGAAGGACGGGACGTGGTCGGCGCCGGGGCGCGGGTGGCCGGCGGTGTGGACGGACTACGCGGTGTCCAAGCTCGCGCTCAACGCCTACTCGCgcgtcctcgccgcccgcctcgcccgAGGCGGCGACCGCGTCGCCGTCAACTGCTTCTGCCCCGGGTTCACGCGCACCGACATGACCCGCGGCTGGGGCACCCGCACCGCCGAGGAggccggccgcgtcgccgccggcctcgcgcTGCTCCCGCCCGGCGACCTCCCCACCGGCAAGTTCTTCAAGTGGTGCACGCCCCAGCTCTACTCCAAGCTGTGA